A genomic stretch from Sphingomonas faeni includes:
- a CDS encoding efflux transporter outer membrane subunit produces the protein MTRRLLATVLLLGGCTLGPDYHPPIPSTQVRGSLVFIPSGATTADTPSRWWELYEDHVLNDLVSKALTANTDLRVAEANLDAAQAAFRVTGSARLPATGVTAGAVYGRTATQTEVADALGGKAKNRLIDSSGFQLAYEVDLFGRVRRSLQAARADAEAAAASRDAVRLMVAGETIRAYVSACAAAHQIEVAQRSIALAEQQRTIVGRQLAAGGATRFDLTRSTTVLAQTNATLPIAVGERRAALFALAAMMGRTPADVPPEASRCRAAPTLKQAVPVGDGGALLERRPDVRLAERRMAAASARIGVAKADLLPRISLFGSVSSAAPDGNGLGTRPATSFGLGPLISWSFPNVAAAKGRLEAARASDRAAVAGYDGAVLTALKEVEQALARYSASLDRSRELDMAQRSAAESFALARARLDAGAISQLDLLTAEEALIGTQTAVAASTAEQTDLLVTLFKALGGGWQGDEAKTSGRPGRTSGRPTGM, from the coding sequence ATGACGCGCAGGCTATTGGCAACCGTCCTATTGCTCGGGGGGTGTACGCTCGGTCCCGATTATCATCCGCCGATACCCTCTACGCAGGTGCGCGGCAGCCTGGTGTTCATTCCGTCGGGGGCGACGACGGCGGACACTCCTTCAAGATGGTGGGAGCTCTACGAAGACCACGTGTTGAACGACCTTGTCTCCAAAGCCTTGACGGCCAACACCGACCTTCGCGTGGCGGAGGCCAACTTGGACGCAGCCCAAGCCGCCTTCCGCGTCACTGGTTCGGCGCGCCTGCCGGCTACCGGTGTTACCGCGGGTGCCGTCTACGGACGGACAGCCACTCAGACCGAGGTCGCCGACGCGCTGGGCGGCAAGGCTAAGAATCGCCTGATCGACAGCAGCGGATTCCAGCTGGCTTATGAGGTCGACCTCTTCGGCAGAGTCCGTCGGTCCTTGCAGGCAGCCCGAGCCGATGCGGAAGCCGCGGCAGCGTCTCGCGACGCGGTGCGGTTGATGGTGGCCGGCGAGACTATCCGTGCCTATGTTTCCGCTTGCGCGGCCGCCCACCAGATCGAGGTCGCGCAGCGATCGATCGCCTTGGCCGAACAGCAGCGCACGATCGTAGGCCGGCAGCTTGCTGCAGGGGGCGCCACACGGTTCGATCTGACCCGATCCACGACTGTCCTGGCACAAACCAACGCGACCTTGCCGATTGCCGTCGGCGAGCGGCGCGCAGCGCTGTTCGCTCTCGCCGCCATGATGGGGCGCACTCCCGCGGACGTTCCGCCCGAAGCATCCCGGTGCCGGGCTGCGCCGACGCTGAAACAGGCAGTACCGGTCGGCGATGGCGGGGCATTGCTGGAGCGGCGGCCCGACGTCAGGCTTGCCGAGCGTAGAATGGCGGCGGCAAGCGCCCGTATCGGCGTCGCGAAGGCGGACCTGCTGCCGCGCATCAGTCTGTTCGGATCGGTTTCCTCGGCTGCACCCGATGGTAACGGCCTCGGTACTCGGCCCGCGACGAGTTTTGGACTCGGACCCCTGATTTCCTGGTCCTTTCCAAACGTCGCTGCCGCCAAGGGGCGTTTGGAAGCCGCTCGTGCAAGTGACCGCGCCGCCGTGGCGGGGTATGATGGCGCGGTGCTGACGGCGCTGAAGGAAGTGGAACAAGCTCTCGCCCGCTACAGTGCGTCTCTGGATCGAAGCCGGGAACTGGATATGGCGCAGCGTTCCGCAGCGGAGTCGTTTGCGCTCGCGCGCGCCAGACTGGACGCCGGAGCCATCAGCCAGCTCGATCTGCTTACAGCGGAGGAAGCACTGATCGGCACGCAAACCGCGGTCGCGGCATCTACGGCCGAACAGACGGATCTTCTCGTTACGCTGTTCAAGGCTCTCGGAGGGGGATGGCAGGGAGATGAGGCCAAAACAAGCGGACGTCCGGGTCGGACCTCAGGCCGTCCGACTGGAATGTAA
- a CDS encoding MFS transporter, protein MATAADQSDPSPALPRGALVGLTAVILGAFISTLTGRLSSFGLADIRGAIHAGYDEGAWITTSMTTAQMLVTPLTIWAGTVYGPRKVLIWGATLFAAASTAIPFSTSLAQLLTFQFLAGMGSGTFIPLTLPVVLRTLPPRFWAYGIVVYALNLELSLNISASLEAWYIDNLSWRFIFWQSVPLAIAMIACLYFGLPRQPKAKTTKRPALFGVMTAGLGLALIYAGLDQGNRLNWLASGTIVGLLSAGLILLGAAVINLLLVPSDWFDLRGAVKWPLPLLLLMVLVLRLTILSTAFLIPQFLISVRGYRSLEVGQALIWIAVPQLIAAPIAALLLRRMDSRWTACVGLVAIATACWIVSQTMTAAWGPEQFLATQLLQALGQTLALSGIVFTSVLRMRTDIQATFGAMLQSARLMGGELGLAFTVTFVRMREQHASNVIGQNVVSGDPDVVGRLHQYARILAPRSGAETEPRSVGLLASTVRQAADLQSCIDGFLAIGFVSMLALIVLFILRPVPSGPATYRPFKFQFRGLRR, encoded by the coding sequence ATGGCGACCGCAGCAGACCAAAGCGATCCAAGCCCTGCGCTTCCGCGCGGTGCCCTTGTCGGGCTGACCGCAGTCATCCTCGGAGCGTTCATATCCACGCTCACCGGACGTCTATCCAGTTTCGGTCTCGCCGACATACGCGGCGCGATTCATGCCGGCTATGACGAAGGGGCGTGGATCACGACGTCGATGACTACGGCACAGATGCTGGTGACCCCGCTGACCATCTGGGCGGGCACGGTCTACGGTCCCCGAAAGGTGTTGATATGGGGCGCGACGCTTTTCGCGGCCGCGTCGACGGCTATCCCGTTCTCAACGAGCCTCGCACAACTACTGACGTTTCAGTTCCTGGCTGGCATGGGTTCCGGGACCTTCATCCCATTGACGCTACCCGTCGTACTAAGGACGCTACCGCCGCGCTTCTGGGCCTACGGCATCGTCGTCTACGCGCTCAACCTGGAGCTTTCACTCAACATCTCGGCCTCGCTGGAGGCATGGTACATCGACAATCTGAGCTGGCGGTTCATCTTCTGGCAGAGCGTTCCGCTTGCCATCGCGATGATCGCCTGCCTGTACTTCGGCCTCCCCAGGCAACCCAAGGCGAAGACCACGAAGCGTCCGGCGCTGTTCGGCGTGATGACAGCAGGACTGGGACTGGCGCTCATCTATGCAGGGCTCGATCAGGGAAACCGGCTGAACTGGCTGGCATCGGGTACGATCGTCGGCCTTCTCTCCGCGGGACTGATTCTACTGGGTGCCGCCGTCATCAACCTTCTTCTGGTTCCGAGCGATTGGTTCGATCTGAGGGGAGCGGTCAAATGGCCGCTCCCTCTGCTTCTGCTGATGGTCCTGGTGTTGCGCCTCACCATCCTGTCGACCGCCTTTCTCATACCCCAGTTCCTGATCTCGGTGCGCGGCTATCGTTCGCTCGAAGTCGGGCAAGCCCTGATCTGGATCGCGGTTCCCCAGTTGATCGCGGCGCCGATCGCGGCCCTCCTGCTCCGAAGAATGGACTCGCGATGGACGGCCTGCGTGGGTCTCGTGGCGATCGCCACCGCCTGCTGGATCGTATCGCAGACGATGACTGCGGCGTGGGGGCCGGAGCAGTTTCTGGCCACGCAGCTGCTCCAGGCTCTCGGGCAGACGCTGGCGTTGAGCGGGATCGTCTTCACTTCGGTGTTGCGGATGCGGACCGACATCCAGGCGACATTCGGCGCGATGCTGCAGTCGGCTCGGCTGATGGGCGGCGAACTCGGACTTGCCTTCACGGTCACGTTCGTCCGCATGCGCGAGCAGCATGCCTCCAACGTCATCGGGCAAAACGTTGTTTCGGGCGATCCCGACGTCGTAGGGCGGCTCCACCAATACGCCCGCATCCTCGCTCCCCGATCCGGGGCCGAGACGGAACCCAGGTCGGTAGGCTTGCTCGCCAGCACGGTCCGGCAGGCTGCCGACCTCCAGTCATGCATCGACGGCTTCCTCGCGATCGGCTTCGTTTCGATGCTGGCGTTGATCGTTCTCTTCATACTCAGGCCGGTTCCTTCCGGACCCGCCACCTACCGTCCCTTCAAGTTTCAATTTCGGGGGCTCCGTCGATGA
- a CDS encoding efflux RND transporter permease subunit — protein sequence MSEFFIHRPIFAWVLAIGVMMAGILGISTLPIAQYPDIAPPSISITAVYPGASAQTVQSSVTQVIEQQLTGIDGLLYFSSSSSSAGTASITVTFAKGTDPDIAQVQVQNKVAQANSRLPSEVQQEGVTVAKSNSDFLLIVGLYDTTGKSGQSDVADWMVNNLQDDISRINGVGQAQLFGSGYAMRIWLEPQKLAAVQLMPSDVASAVKSQNVDLSAGQLGQLPAVTGQQLTAIVNAKSRLQTPEQFRRIVVKTETDGTVIHLSDVARVEMGSDSYATTAQYNGKPAAGLSIQLAPDADALKTAEAIKTRVAQLTTHLPPGYAIVYPRDTTSFIKLSVNDVEKTLLVAIILVVLVMFVFLQDWRATLIPAIAVPVVLLGTFGILAVFGYSINTLTLFGMVLAIGLLVDDAIVVVENVVRVMDTENLTPTDATSKSMAEIGSALVGIALVLSAVLLPMAFFGGSTGVIYRQFSITIVSAMVLSVMAALILTPALCGTLLKPSRTSRLAGHGLGARFNRRFDRVTERYVATVGVVLGRSVIHLLVYAGIIVVIGVMFVRLPSGFLPNEDQGIALVQYTLPTGAAQSRTDAVRTQVDDFYLGPERRNVVGLMTIDGYNFSGSSQNAGFGFITLAPFSDRKGSANTVDAINARATNAFARISDAQVFALTPPPISGLGQSNGFTFELQNSTGLLADRFETERDQLIAAANKDPQLTGVRMNSLADTSQLKVTLDEAKLAVLGLAESDVTATLSAAWGGSYINDFIDRGRVKKVYMQADAPYRMLPGDLGGWFVRSSAASGGAPPTMVPFSSIASTTWEKGPTALSRFNGLPSYEILGSPAPGISSGAAMQRMAELSHQYAPGTTYAWSALSYQENVSSGEAPLLYGLSLLVVFLSLAALYESWSIPFAVMMVIPLGVIGAVLAVTVRGLENNIYFQIGLLTTMGLAAKNAILIVEFADAVRKQGKDAGAAALEAARMRLRPILMTSVAFVAGVFPLAIATGAGAASRIAIGTTVIGGMLTATAIAIFYVPLFFVVVLKVFRRSGAPSPVNDVVEGVS from the coding sequence GTGAGTGAGTTCTTCATTCATCGCCCGATCTTCGCCTGGGTGTTGGCCATAGGCGTCATGATGGCGGGCATCCTCGGCATTTCCACCCTGCCGATCGCCCAATACCCCGACATCGCACCTCCATCGATCAGCATCACCGCCGTCTATCCGGGCGCGAGCGCGCAGACGGTGCAGTCGAGCGTGACACAGGTGATCGAGCAGCAACTCACCGGCATCGACGGGTTGCTCTACTTCTCCTCATCATCGAGTTCCGCCGGCACCGCATCGATCACCGTGACGTTCGCAAAAGGGACCGACCCGGACATCGCGCAGGTACAGGTGCAGAACAAGGTGGCTCAGGCGAACTCGCGCCTGCCGAGCGAGGTGCAGCAAGAAGGAGTCACCGTCGCGAAGTCGAACAGCGACTTCCTGCTTATCGTGGGTCTGTACGACACCACCGGCAAATCCGGTCAATCAGACGTGGCGGACTGGATGGTGAACAACCTTCAAGACGACATCTCCCGCATCAATGGCGTCGGCCAAGCGCAACTGTTCGGTTCGGGCTACGCCATGCGGATCTGGCTGGAGCCGCAGAAGCTTGCGGCGGTGCAGCTCATGCCCTCCGACGTCGCCAGTGCGGTGAAGTCGCAGAACGTGGACTTGTCGGCGGGGCAGCTCGGCCAGTTGCCTGCCGTCACCGGGCAGCAGCTCACCGCCATCGTCAACGCCAAGTCGCGGCTTCAAACACCCGAACAGTTCCGCAGGATCGTGGTCAAGACCGAGACGGACGGAACGGTGATCCATCTGTCTGACGTCGCTCGCGTGGAGATGGGCAGCGACAGCTACGCCACGACAGCGCAGTACAACGGTAAACCCGCGGCCGGACTGTCGATCCAACTCGCTCCTGACGCCGACGCGCTCAAGACGGCCGAAGCGATCAAGACCAGGGTCGCGCAGCTAACCACCCATCTCCCGCCCGGATATGCCATCGTCTACCCACGCGACACCACGAGCTTTATCAAACTCTCCGTAAACGACGTCGAGAAGACGCTGCTCGTAGCGATCATCCTGGTCGTGCTGGTGATGTTCGTCTTCCTTCAGGATTGGCGGGCGACGCTCATCCCGGCGATTGCGGTACCTGTCGTTCTTCTCGGCACGTTCGGGATACTTGCCGTGTTCGGCTACTCCATCAACACGCTGACGCTGTTCGGCATGGTGCTAGCTATCGGACTGCTGGTCGACGACGCCATCGTCGTCGTCGAGAACGTCGTGCGGGTCATGGACACTGAGAATCTGACCCCCACGGACGCTACGTCGAAGTCGATGGCCGAGATCGGGTCTGCGCTCGTGGGAATAGCGTTGGTGCTATCCGCCGTGCTGCTGCCCATGGCGTTCTTCGGCGGTTCGACGGGCGTTATCTACCGACAGTTCTCCATCACGATAGTTTCCGCGATGGTGCTCTCAGTGATGGCCGCGCTCATCCTGACGCCGGCTCTTTGCGGAACGCTGCTGAAGCCCTCACGGACCAGCAGGCTTGCGGGGCATGGCCTGGGCGCGCGCTTCAACCGCCGATTTGATAGGGTGACGGAGCGCTACGTGGCGACGGTCGGTGTGGTATTGGGACGTTCGGTGATCCACCTTCTCGTCTACGCAGGCATCATCGTCGTCATTGGTGTCATGTTCGTCCGACTTCCAAGCGGATTCCTGCCTAATGAGGATCAGGGAATCGCTCTGGTTCAGTACACCTTGCCTACCGGTGCCGCCCAATCGCGCACCGACGCCGTGCGCACGCAAGTCGACGATTTCTATCTCGGGCCGGAGCGCCGCAATGTCGTCGGCCTCATGACGATCGACGGCTATAATTTCTCCGGCTCATCCCAGAATGCCGGGTTCGGCTTCATCACGCTCGCACCATTCAGCGATCGCAAGGGATCGGCGAACACCGTCGATGCGATAAACGCGCGTGCTACGAACGCGTTCGCCAGGATCAGCGATGCTCAGGTATTCGCGCTGACCCCGCCACCGATCAGCGGGCTGGGCCAGTCGAACGGCTTTACCTTCGAGTTGCAGAACTCCACCGGGCTCTTGGCCGACAGGTTCGAGACGGAACGCGACCAGCTCATTGCCGCTGCGAACAAGGATCCGCAGCTTACAGGCGTACGCATGAATTCGCTGGCCGACACATCCCAGCTGAAGGTCACGTTGGATGAGGCCAAACTGGCGGTGTTAGGGCTTGCCGAAAGTGACGTGACGGCGACGCTGAGCGCTGCATGGGGTGGTAGTTATATCAACGACTTCATCGACCGCGGCCGCGTCAAGAAGGTCTACATGCAGGCCGACGCACCGTACCGTATGCTCCCTGGAGATCTTGGCGGCTGGTTCGTACGCTCGAGTGCGGCCAGCGGCGGCGCTCCACCGACCATGGTGCCGTTCTCAAGCATCGCCAGCACCACTTGGGAGAAGGGACCAACGGCACTCAGCCGGTTCAACGGCCTGCCCTCATACGAGATACTCGGCAGCCCCGCCCCCGGCATCAGTTCTGGGGCGGCGATGCAGCGAATGGCGGAGCTGTCGCACCAGTATGCACCCGGCACGACCTACGCTTGGAGCGCCCTTTCCTATCAGGAGAACGTCTCGTCCGGCGAAGCTCCTCTGTTGTACGGCCTCTCGCTCCTGGTGGTCTTCCTCTCCCTTGCAGCGCTCTATGAGAGCTGGAGCATTCCGTTCGCAGTCATGATGGTCATACCGCTCGGCGTGATCGGAGCGGTGCTTGCCGTGACGGTGCGGGGGTTGGAAAACAACATCTACTTCCAGATCGGTCTACTCACGACGATGGGCCTGGCTGCGAAGAATGCGATCCTCATCGTCGAGTTCGCAGACGCCGTGCGCAAGCAGGGCAAGGACGCCGGGGCCGCAGCCCTGGAGGCGGCAAGGATGCGCCTACGGCCGATCCTGATGACCTCCGTGGCGTTCGTGGCCGGGGTCTTTCCGCTCGCGATCGCGACGGGCGCTGGAGCCGCCAGCCGCATCGCCATCGGGACCACCGTCATCGGCGGCATGCTGACAGCCACCGCCATCGCCATCTTCTACGTACCCCTCTTCTTCGTCGTCGTCCTGAAGGTGTTCCGCCGCAGCGGTGCCCCCAGTCCGGTAAATGACGTTGTGGAGGGGGTAAGCTGA
- a CDS encoding HlyD family secretion protein produces the protein MSDRRYQETDDAYLAANLTPLGARVAGYVKSVPAQDFERVKAGQLLVLIDDDDYRASLAQAVASAEVARAAIGNLEAQQGLQKANIRAAAASVAASIAVAVKTGKAARRQGTLLTSGAGSEEQNEAADAANATAIAQVERDNAVHQAAVQQLVVLASQIRQARASLASALAAADISRINLGHTRITAPQAGVLGQRQVQPGQYLAVGGQVATLAPLPHIWVIANYKETQLAHIRVGQAATLTIDAFPGHVIHGRVSGYAPGTGSQFALLPPDNATGNFTKIVQRLAVKIRIEDHGDLVQRLRPGMSVTSTVDTKGG, from the coding sequence GTGAGCGACCGTCGCTACCAGGAGACCGACGACGCTTACCTCGCGGCGAATCTGACGCCCCTTGGTGCCCGAGTGGCGGGGTACGTCAAGAGCGTGCCCGCGCAGGACTTCGAGCGGGTCAAGGCGGGGCAGCTGCTCGTTCTGATAGACGACGACGATTACCGGGCGTCGCTGGCGCAGGCGGTAGCGTCCGCCGAGGTGGCACGTGCCGCCATTGGCAATCTCGAGGCGCAGCAGGGGCTTCAGAAGGCCAACATTCGCGCCGCTGCGGCATCGGTGGCTGCATCGATCGCAGTCGCCGTGAAGACCGGCAAGGCTGCACGCCGGCAAGGGACCTTGCTGACCTCCGGCGCCGGCTCCGAGGAGCAGAACGAGGCCGCTGACGCGGCAAACGCTACCGCGATCGCGCAAGTCGAGCGTGACAATGCCGTTCATCAGGCCGCCGTGCAGCAGTTGGTGGTCCTGGCGTCGCAGATACGGCAGGCGAGGGCGTCGCTCGCTTCCGCTCTCGCGGCCGCCGATATCTCGCGGATCAATCTCGGCCATACGCGGATCACGGCGCCGCAAGCCGGAGTCCTCGGCCAAAGGCAGGTGCAGCCGGGACAATATCTTGCGGTCGGCGGCCAGGTGGCCACGCTTGCTCCGCTGCCTCACATCTGGGTCATCGCCAACTACAAGGAAACGCAGCTGGCTCATATCCGGGTAGGGCAAGCCGCAACGCTGACGATCGACGCGTTTCCAGGCCACGTCATCCACGGACGAGTGTCCGGATACGCGCCCGGAACCGGGTCCCAGTTCGCGCTCCTGCCTCCGGACAACGCTACGGGTAACTTCACCAAGATCGTTCAGCGTCTCGCCGTCAAGATCCGGATCGAGGACCATGGCGATCTGGTCCAGCGGCTACGGCCCGGCATGTCCGTGACCTCGACCGTGGACACCAAGGGCGGTTGA
- a CDS encoding efflux transporter outer membrane subunit: MRRRLTSLPLIWMLAGCDLAPHYLRPELPVPSSWPAGDAYPVSKGETAGLPWRSVVTDSRLRSIIELALANNQNLAATVANVAAARAQYRGQRAAQFPEFGASVSSTVDRPSTATDRSNLSAASIGISSFGIDLFDKQRNLSKAAFQQYLATYAGMRSTRILLIAETASAFVTYASDRELLAIAQLTVASGTRALELTKSLHRSGLVAGSDVADAETIVAQAQSDVAQFTTQLAKDRNAIELLVGFPPSDQQLEVSLKAFDASIALVPPGLSSAVLLQRPDVVQAEHVLQGTTANIGVARAAFFPTISLTAALGFASATLGALFTGGAFGMNNSAGVSMPILGGPTRGNLEYARAQRDQSLANYRHVVQTAFREVADALARRGTIYRQREAQARLVAAASTSYRLAEARYRTGTATFLSALVAQRTLYAAQQTQCATVLADLQNRIDLYQYIGADGGA; the protein is encoded by the coding sequence ATGCGCCGCCGCCTGACATCTCTCCCGCTCATCTGGATGCTCGCCGGGTGCGACTTGGCTCCGCACTACCTTCGCCCCGAACTACCCGTGCCGTCATCGTGGCCGGCCGGCGATGCCTACCCCGTATCGAAAGGCGAGACAGCTGGGCTTCCGTGGCGATCAGTCGTGACCGACTCGAGGCTGCGATCCATCATAGAGCTCGCTCTCGCCAACAATCAGAACCTTGCCGCGACCGTTGCCAACGTTGCCGCCGCCCGCGCACAGTATCGCGGGCAGCGGGCAGCGCAGTTTCCCGAGTTCGGAGCGAGCGTGAGTTCCACGGTCGATCGACCGAGCACCGCGACTGACCGATCCAATCTATCCGCCGCGAGCATTGGCATCAGCAGCTTCGGAATCGACCTGTTCGACAAGCAGAGGAATCTCAGCAAGGCGGCGTTCCAACAGTATCTCGCGACGTACGCCGGGATGCGGTCAACGCGCATCCTGCTCATTGCCGAGACCGCAAGCGCGTTCGTCACCTATGCGTCCGACCGCGAACTGCTCGCGATCGCGCAATTGACGGTGGCGAGCGGAACACGCGCACTTGAGCTGACCAAGTCGCTGCACCGATCAGGTCTGGTAGCAGGAAGCGATGTCGCCGATGCCGAAACCATCGTAGCCCAGGCGCAGTCTGACGTTGCCCAGTTCACGACGCAGCTCGCAAAGGATCGCAACGCAATCGAGTTGCTGGTCGGCTTTCCGCCTAGCGACCAGCAGCTGGAGGTCTCACTGAAGGCCTTCGACGCGTCGATCGCTTTGGTGCCCCCCGGATTGTCATCGGCGGTACTGCTGCAGCGCCCGGACGTCGTGCAGGCGGAACACGTGTTGCAAGGAACGACCGCGAACATAGGGGTCGCGCGAGCCGCATTCTTCCCGACGATATCTCTGACCGCCGCCCTCGGCTTTGCTAGCGCTACGCTGGGCGCGCTTTTTACCGGCGGCGCATTTGGAATGAACAATTCGGCAGGAGTGTCGATGCCGATCCTAGGCGGTCCGACGCGAGGCAACCTTGAGTACGCCCGAGCACAGCGCGATCAGAGTCTCGCGAACTACCGCCACGTGGTGCAGACCGCGTTCCGCGAGGTGGCCGATGCGCTTGCACGCCGAGGAACGATCTACCGCCAGCGCGAAGCCCAGGCGCGATTGGTGGCGGCCGCTTCAACGAGTTACCGACTGGCGGAGGCTCGGTACCGAACGGGCACGGCGACTTTTCTCAGCGCGCTCGTTGCGCAGCGAACCCTCTACGCTGCCCAGCAGACGCAGTGCGCGACCGTTCTCGCAGATCTGCAGAACCGGATTGATCTCTACCAGTACATCGGAGCGGACGGCGGTGCCTGA
- a CDS encoding efflux RND transporter periplasmic adaptor subunit produces MQAPAGRTASRSPMLRWHQTCVGPLTSALALAGCSEASKTSPVPPPVQVGVVTLTAGPVTTTQELSGRTVATNSSDVRPQVDGIILARLFKEGSFVQAGQPLYRIDPRPYHASRDQAAAALESAQAAYASAQSQAVRYRSLSDPDAISGQQLDNTIAAERTARAAVHQTAAALEAARINLGYTLVRAPISGRISRSLVTPGALVTASQATALATIQQLDPIYVDVVQSADSLLALRRALAKGSALPASAAVRLKLSDGSEYPEAGRIEFTEVTVDENAGTVALRARFPNRHDILLPGMFVRVAAPQSVIPNGVLAPQQGITRDPKGNASALIVGKGNTVVRVQVTAIQAIGSSWLVTRGLKSGDRLIVVGTQNAIPGSVVTPTLTHLPEEVRSQ; encoded by the coding sequence ATGCAAGCACCGGCAGGCCGCACGGCCTCCCGCAGTCCGATGCTTAGGTGGCACCAGACCTGCGTTGGCCCGTTGACGTCTGCCTTGGCCCTGGCGGGTTGTTCCGAAGCTTCGAAGACCAGCCCAGTGCCGCCGCCGGTTCAGGTAGGCGTGGTGACACTTACCGCTGGCCCGGTCACCACGACACAGGAACTTTCCGGCAGGACTGTCGCCACGAACTCCTCCGATGTGCGTCCACAGGTTGATGGCATCATCCTCGCGCGCCTGTTCAAGGAGGGCTCGTTCGTCCAAGCGGGACAGCCACTCTATAGGATCGACCCCCGCCCCTACCACGCCAGCCGCGACCAGGCGGCAGCGGCGCTGGAGAGCGCGCAGGCGGCCTACGCCTCGGCTCAATCGCAGGCGGTGCGCTACAGGTCCCTGAGTGATCCGGATGCTATCAGCGGGCAGCAGTTGGACAACACGATCGCTGCCGAGCGGACCGCCCGTGCGGCAGTCCACCAGACGGCCGCCGCGCTTGAGGCCGCCCGCATCAATCTCGGATACACGCTCGTCCGTGCGCCGATCAGCGGGCGCATAAGCCGCTCCTTGGTGACCCCAGGCGCACTGGTGACGGCGAGTCAGGCCACAGCCCTCGCGACCATCCAGCAACTCGATCCGATCTACGTCGACGTGGTCCAGTCGGCCGATTCGCTCCTCGCCCTGCGTCGCGCTCTGGCCAAGGGGAGTGCTCTGCCCGCAAGTGCCGCGGTCAGGCTCAAACTATCCGATGGAAGCGAATATCCGGAAGCCGGTCGGATCGAATTCACCGAGGTTACTGTTGACGAGAACGCCGGGACGGTCGCGTTGCGAGCCCGCTTTCCAAATCGGCACGACATTCTGCTGCCCGGCATGTTCGTGCGCGTGGCCGCACCGCAGAGCGTGATACCGAACGGAGTGCTCGCACCTCAGCAGGGCATCACCCGCGATCCCAAGGGCAACGCGAGCGCGCTCATCGTCGGCAAAGGCAACACCGTGGTGCGGGTCCAGGTGACCGCTATTCAGGCGATCGGCAGTTCCTGGCTGGTGACGAGAGGGCTGAAGAGTGGCGACAGGCTCATCGTCGTCGGCACTCAGAACGCGATTCCCGGCAGCGTGGTGACACCAACGCTCACGCACCTTCCAGAAGAGGTGCGCAGCCAGTGA